AGCAGCTCGACCGCGGCCGACTCCACCGCGTGTGGCGTCGTGAGCGAGAGCCGCACGAGTCCGCGCTCCGTCTTGTGGGCGATGCCCTCGCCGTTGATCTTCAGCGCCACCGGGTAACCGAGCTCCTCGGCGGCACCTGCCGCTGCGGCGGGGTCCGCGGCCACGAGCTCGTCCACCACCGGGACGCCGAACTCGGCCACCAGTCGTTTCGACTCGTGCTCACTCAACATGCGCCCCACGACGGGTCGCCCCTCAGACAGCGCGCTCGTGGCCGCGCCAGAACTCGTCACGGAGCGTCCGCTTCAGCAGCTTGCCGGCGTCGGTACGCGGGAGCTCGGCGCGGATCTCGAACGTGCGCGGTCGCTTGTAGCCGGCGAGTCGCCCGGCAACGAAGGCGTGCAAGTCGTCTGGCGTCGGCGCGGTTCCTACCTTCGGCTGGACGATCGCGTACACGCTCTCGCCCCACTCGTCATCGGGTATCCCGAAGACGGCAGCGTCGAGGACGTCGGGATGTTCGTGCAGCACCGCTTCGATCTCGGCCGGATAGATGTTCACACCGCCGGAGATGATCATGTCCTTCTTGCGGTCGCAGATGTGCACGTATCCCTCGTCATCGAGGTACGCCACGTCGCCGACGGACTTCCACTCTCCCCCGCTCAGCTCTGGGAGCCGTTCCTCCGTCCGGTGGTACCCGTCCATCGCTAGCCGCGTGCGGATGAACAGCTCGCCAGGTTCATCGACTGCAGCTTCGACGCCGTCGTCCCGCACGATCTTCACGTCGATCGCGCCGTAGGTCTTCCCACACGATCCGGGTTTGCGGAGCTGGTCCTCGGGCTTGAGCACGGTCACGACACCGAGCTCGGTCGATCCGTACACCTCGTAGAGGAAGCCGTCGCCGAGCTTCTCGATCACTTCCTGCTTCAACGCGTATGGCACGGGCGCAGCGTTCGCGACGAGCGAGCGCATGGTGGAAAGTTCAGCCTTCGCGAGCTCCTCGGCTGGCAGGCTCACGATGCGCTTGAGCTGTGTCGGCGCCGAGAACGAGTTCGTGACCCCGTAGTCCTTGACGAGACGAAGCCACGCGACCGGGTCGAAGCGTCGGAGGACCACCACGAGGCATCCGAGTGTGTGGTTCAGCGACGCCCACGCCAACGGTCCCGAGTGGTACAGCGGTCCGGTCGTGACATGGACCTCGTTGCCCGGTTGGAGCCCGATCTCGGACAACAGCGTGAGCACCGTCTCGGGATCGGTACTCGTGCGCAGCGCGCCCTTGGGCTTCCCCGTCGTGCCTGACGTGTAGATCATCGCGGCGCCGGCGCTCGCATCTGGTGCAGCCTTTGGCTCGGTTGTGGGCTGACCCTCGAGCGTCTCCGCCCATGAGCGCATCCCAGCCGGCACGTCGCCGCCGTACACGATCACCTCGCGCAGCTTCGGCAACTGATCCCGGACGCTTGCCAGCATCGG
This genomic window from Acidimicrobiia bacterium contains:
- a CDS encoding AMP-binding protein is translated as MPDPLTMHAAAIGESPAVIVDAAGGGRPSITTFAELDAQVNQLANGMLALGARPGERLVWCGPNSLEVLVTIHAARKSLLVAVPLSYRFTADEMAYVIDNSDATLVVIDAEQAPMLASVRDQLPKLREVIVYGGDVPAGMRSWAETLEGQPTTEPKAAPDASAGAAMIYTSGTTGKPKGALRTSTDPETVLTLLSEIGLQPGNEVHVTTGPLYHSGPLAWASLNHTLGCLVVVLRRFDPVAWLRLVKDYGVTNSFSAPTQLKRIVSLPAEELAKAELSTMRSLVANAAPVPYALKQEVIEKLGDGFLYEVYGSTELGVVTVLKPEDQLRKPGSCGKTYGAIDVKIVRDDGVEAAVDEPGELFIRTRLAMDGYHRTEERLPELSGGEWKSVGDVAYLDDEGYVHICDRKKDMIISGGVNIYPAEIEAVLHEHPDVLDAAVFGIPDDEWGESVYAIVQPKVGTAPTPDDLHAFVAGRLAGYKRPRTFEIRAELPRTDAGKLLKRTLRDEFWRGHERAV